One genomic segment of Ictalurus punctatus breed USDA103 chromosome 4, Coco_2.0, whole genome shotgun sequence includes these proteins:
- the LOC128629584 gene encoding protein piccolo — translation MNCQKAEGGREPIGSSMIQPHLTLPEKDSQSPNSVHKLAETSTVCVDRKTSTLPEAAKTDHRQPSLNENVLPPKKELSQQKAQEEKDLKSQKQVTKGTPARSTPPSQAEVPKHQSSFFGFGVSTGNSQATSSKSSELMTGKLFGFAGLTETARSRSPSPQSMTNVPGKVLGFGSTIFSSASNLISSALQDESSPPVSRKGSTVSQSSVPATSRKGSIVPTGEPKPPISKRLDDKPVDKKTEELNLTEAKLSVTEKQEAMPEPVEVTARPKSPSKASQPTCTLCKVDLNVGSKELPNYNTCTECKDMVCNLCGFNPMPHLAQQLKWAWMAMRRREGEWAWQGKPVEEEGGEPSEHSQ, via the exons ATGAATTGCCAGAAAGCAGAAGGAGGAAGAGAACCAATAGGAAGTTCCATGATACAGCCTCATCTGACATTGCCCGAAAAGGACAGTCAGTCACCAAATTCAGTGCACAAATTAGCTGAAACATCCACTGTATGTGTAGATAGGAAGACATCAACTCTCCCAGAAGCAGCAAAGACAGATCATCGACAGCCAAGCTTGAATGAAAATGTGCTGCCTCCAAAAAAAGAGCTGTCCCAACAAAAAGCACAAGAAGAGAAAGATCTAAAATCACAGAAACAGGTGACAAAAGGTACACCAGCCAGATCCACACCACCCTCACAGGCTGAGGTTCCAAAGCACCAATCAAGTTTCTTTGGATTTGGCGTCAGTACTGGTAATTCTCAAGCTACCTCTTCTAAATCCTCAGAATTGATGACTGGGAAGCTCTTCGGATTTGCTGGATTGACTGAGACAGCCAGATCACGATCACCATCACCACAGTCTATGACTAATGTTCCTGGAAAGGTTTTAGGATTTGGATCAACCATCTTTAGTTCTGCCTCCAATTTGATTTCATCAGCTCTTCAGGATGAGTCATCTCCACCAGTCTCTCGAAAAGGCTCTACAGTATCTCAATCATCTGTACCAGCTACTTCTCGTAAGGGTTCTATAGTCCCCACTGGAGAGCCCAAACCTCCCATATCAAAGAGGCTAGATGACAAGCCAGTAGATAAGAAGACAGAAGAACTGAATTTGACCGAAGCCAAATTATCTGTTACTGAAAAGCAGGAAGCTATGCCTGAGCCTGTGGAAGTGACAGCAAGGCCTAAATCTCCTTCCAAAGCAAGCCAACCAACCTGCACACTTTGTAAGGTGGATCTTAATGTTGGCTCAAAAGAACTTCCCAACTACAATACATGCACAGAGTGCAAAGATATGGTGTGTAATCTCTGTGGATTTAACCCCATGCCTCACCTTGCCCAG caACTTAAATGGGCATGGATGGCTATgcgaagaagggagggggagtgggcATGGCAGGGAAAGCCAGTGGAGGAAGAGGGGGGCGAGCCTTCAGAACACTCACAATAA